A region of Brevundimonas sp. NIBR10 DNA encodes the following proteins:
- a CDS encoding alkylphosphonate utilization protein, translating into MTDTPTKDSNGNLLADGDSVTLIKDLKVKGSGGVTLKRGTLVKNIRLTDDEAEIEANVDKVRGLVLRTEFVRKA; encoded by the coding sequence ATGACCGACACCCCGACCAAGGATTCCAACGGCAACCTTCTCGCCGACGGCGACAGCGTGACCCTGATCAAGGACCTCAAGGTCAAGGGATCGGGCGGGGTGACGCTGAAGCGCGGCACCCTGGTCAAGAACATCCGCCTGACCGACGACGAAGCCGAGATCGAGGCCAATGTCGACAAGGTGCGCGGCCTTGTCCTCCGGACCGAGTTCGTCCGGAAAGCATAG
- the obgE gene encoding GTPase ObgE: MKFLDQAKIYIRSGNGGAGSVSFRREKFIPNGGPDGGDGGNGGSVWIEAVEGLNTLIDYRYRQHFKADTGHHGQGRQMHGAKGEDVVLKVPVGTQVLGEDKETVVLDMVEIGQSECLLRGGNGGWGNVRFKGPGNQAPRHANPGQEGQEMWIWLRLKLIADIGLAGLPNAGKSTFLAASSAARPKIADYPFTTLAPNLGMVDLSPGERFVIADIPGLIEGASEGAGLGVRFLGHVERSASLIHLVDGTQDDVAGAYRIIRGELDAYGEGLADKTEILALNKIDALSPDEREAKAAELEAASGKRPMLVSGVSGEGVSELLRAAWAEVRKNRGEIDEEGDVIPSTAAGWAP, encoded by the coding sequence ATGAAATTCCTCGACCAGGCCAAGATCTACATCCGTTCCGGTAACGGCGGGGCAGGCTCCGTCTCGTTCCGGCGCGAGAAATTCATCCCCAACGGCGGCCCGGATGGCGGCGACGGCGGCAACGGCGGCTCGGTCTGGATCGAGGCGGTCGAGGGGCTGAACACCCTGATCGACTATCGCTATCGCCAGCATTTCAAGGCCGACACCGGCCACCACGGCCAGGGCCGCCAGATGCACGGCGCCAAGGGCGAGGACGTGGTGCTCAAGGTCCCGGTCGGCACCCAGGTGCTGGGCGAGGACAAGGAGACGGTCGTGCTGGACATGGTCGAGATCGGCCAGAGCGAATGTCTGCTGCGCGGCGGCAACGGCGGCTGGGGCAATGTCCGCTTCAAGGGGCCGGGCAACCAGGCGCCCCGCCACGCCAATCCGGGCCAGGAAGGCCAGGAGATGTGGATCTGGCTGCGGTTGAAGCTGATCGCCGACATCGGTCTGGCGGGCCTGCCCAACGCGGGCAAGTCGACCTTCCTGGCGGCGTCCTCGGCGGCCCGGCCCAAGATCGCCGACTATCCGTTCACCACCCTGGCACCCAACCTCGGCATGGTCGATCTGTCGCCGGGCGAACGGTTCGTCATCGCCGACATCCCCGGCCTGATCGAGGGCGCGTCCGAGGGTGCCGGGCTGGGCGTCCGGTTCCTGGGCCACGTCGAACGCTCGGCCTCCCTGATCCATCTGGTGGACGGGACCCAGGACGATGTCGCGGGCGCCTATCGCATCATTCGCGGCGAGCTCGACGCCTATGGCGAGGGCCTGGCCGACAAGACCGAGATCCTGGCGCTGAACAAGATCGACGCCCTGTCCCCCGACGAACGCGAGGCCAAGGCCGCCGAGCTCGAGGCCGCATCCGGCAAGCGGCCGATGCTGGTCTCGGGCGTCTCGGGCGAAGGCGTGTCCGAACTGCTGCGTGCCGCCTGGGCCGAGGTGCGCAAGAACCGTGGCGAGATCGACGAAGAGGGCGACGTGATCCCTTCGACCGCCGCGGGCTGGGCCCCCTGA
- a CDS encoding nicotinate-nucleotide adenylyltransferase — MSFFHAGPAPQTSGPRAGALRDGLNLAPGMRVGLFGGSFNPAHDGHAHVAETAMSRLQLDRVVWLVSPQNPLKGRHETAPLTDRMASARAHAHGPAMVVSDFETRAGTTWTIDTLRTLKARYPNVHFVWLMGSDNLESFHRWRGWTDIMRMMPVAVVARPGSMLESRAAPAARRFAGFRVSSDEARVLADMSAPAWTYLTAPLNLSSSTAIRRAARTGSA, encoded by the coding sequence TTGTCCTTCTTCCACGCCGGTCCCGCGCCACAGACGTCCGGCCCCCGCGCCGGTGCCCTGCGCGACGGGCTGAACCTCGCGCCCGGAATGCGGGTCGGCCTGTTCGGCGGGTCGTTCAACCCCGCCCACGACGGCCACGCCCATGTCGCCGAAACGGCCATGAGCCGGCTGCAACTCGATCGCGTCGTCTGGCTGGTCTCGCCCCAGAACCCGCTGAAGGGCCGGCATGAGACCGCGCCCCTGACCGATCGCATGGCCTCGGCCCGGGCCCACGCCCACGGCCCGGCGATGGTCGTCTCGGACTTCGAGACCCGCGCCGGCACCACCTGGACCATCGACACCCTGCGCACGCTCAAGGCCCGGTATCCCAATGTGCATTTCGTCTGGCTGATGGGCTCGGACAATCTCGAAAGCTTCCATCGCTGGCGCGGCTGGACCGACATCATGCGGATGATGCCCGTCGCGGTGGTCGCCCGGCCGGGCTCTATGCTGGAGAGCCGCGCGGCCCCGGCGGCGCGCCGGTTCGCCGGTTTTCGGGTCTCCTCGGACGAGGCCAGGGTGCTGGCCGACATGTCCGCCCCGGCCTGGACCTATCTGACGGCGCCGCTGAATCTCAGCTCCTCGACCGCCATCCGCAGGGCCGCCCGGACCGGCTCCGCTTGA
- the rsfS gene encoding ribosome silencing factor, with product MDDFEPIHAEDGEEASGFDGPQSGEHRGVLPTGSNALETAILAKLDDDKAQDIVLIDLKGKSPMADTMIVASGRSHRHVGALADHLLRTLKEHGLGKAKVEGLPHCDWVLIDAEDVIIHLFRPEVRMFYNIEKIWAVDSAHRTPTAV from the coding sequence ATGGACGATTTCGAGCCCATCCACGCCGAAGACGGGGAAGAGGCTTCGGGTTTCGACGGTCCCCAATCCGGTGAGCACCGCGGCGTGCTTCCGACGGGCAGCAATGCCCTGGAAACCGCCATCCTCGCCAAGCTCGACGACGACAAGGCCCAGGACATCGTCCTGATCGACCTCAAGGGCAAGTCGCCCATGGCCGACACCATGATCGTGGCCTCGGGTCGGTCGCACCGCCACGTCGGCGCCCTGGCCGACCACCTGCTGCGCACCCTCAAGGAACACGGCCTGGGCAAGGCCAAGGTCGAGGGCCTGCCGCACTGCGACTGGGTTCTGATCGACGCCGAGGATGTCATCATCCACCTGTTCCGGCCCGAGGTGCGGATGTTCTACAACATCGAAAAGATCTGGGCCGTCGACAGCGCCCACCGCACACCCACGGCGGTCTAG
- the rlmH gene encoding 23S rRNA (pseudouridine(1915)-N(3))-methyltransferase RlmH, whose translation MKISILAIGKPGRGPEATLAADYAQRAGLSGRALGLGPLDLIDLDPRKPGKAPEAELILAAAEGAHLIACDERGKAYSSRAFADHIALLRDRGERRLVFAIGGADGLDASVLAAAGSTLAFGPQTWPHALARAMLAEQIYRAVTILAGSPYHRD comes from the coding sequence ATGAAAATCTCCATCCTCGCCATCGGCAAGCCGGGTCGGGGCCCCGAGGCCACCCTCGCCGCCGACTACGCCCAGCGCGCCGGCCTGTCGGGCCGCGCACTCGGCCTCGGCCCGCTGGACCTGATCGACCTTGACCCCCGCAAGCCCGGCAAGGCCCCCGAGGCCGAACTGATCCTCGCCGCCGCCGAGGGCGCACACCTGATCGCCTGCGACGAGCGGGGCAAGGCGTATTCCAGCCGCGCCTTCGCCGACCACATCGCCCTGCTCAGAGATCGCGGCGAGCGGCGGCTGGTCTTCGCCATCGGCGGTGCCGACGGGCTGGACGCCAGTGTGCTGGCGGCGGCCGGATCGACACTGGCCTTCGGGCCCCAGACATGGCCCCACGCCCTGGCCCGCGCCATGCTGGCCGAACAGATCTATCGGGCCGTGACGATCCTGGCCGGATCACCCTATCATCGCGATTAG
- a CDS encoding peptidoglycan DD-metalloendopeptidase family protein, with protein sequence MGQTTMRKLVATTLLILLAVGPAASLRAQDQALETGDTQPTDLRSLQAEYRDEQVRARRLRADAVDAQTELAALERQLSALRQARDTDDAQLNAQRARLSELARQETALVADLSGERAVQGRLLSALQMMSRRPPPPLLIPSDKAVDTVRAAILMRAMTPELARRARVLADRQAEITRIRRLAVLSSERLLTVESAQGDRRGEIEALSTRKTALLAVLRADAQRSERAAAVLEARIRALGGTVGSAPDMDAEPVATRLPGGRARLTSPLPGLPSGGFGDGSTGLRWKGDGRTVSAPASAVVDYAGPLNGWGQVVILDLGPGWRVVLAGLDSVSVETGARVSDGQGLGKAATDGEVYFELRREDRPIDPGRWLQ encoded by the coding sequence ATGGGCCAGACAACGATGAGAAAGCTGGTCGCCACCACCCTGTTGATCCTGCTCGCCGTCGGTCCGGCCGCGAGCCTGCGTGCCCAGGATCAGGCCCTCGAGACCGGAGACACCCAACCCACCGACCTGCGCTCGCTCCAGGCCGAGTATCGTGACGAACAGGTTCGCGCCCGCCGGCTGCGCGCCGACGCCGTGGACGCACAGACAGAACTGGCGGCACTGGAGCGCCAGCTGTCCGCCCTGCGCCAGGCCCGAGATACCGACGACGCCCAGTTGAACGCCCAGCGCGCCCGCCTGTCCGAACTGGCGCGCCAGGAGACGGCGCTTGTCGCGGACCTGTCGGGGGAGCGCGCCGTGCAGGGCCGGCTGCTGTCGGCCCTGCAGATGATGAGCCGGCGCCCGCCGCCACCCCTGCTGATCCCGTCCGACAAGGCCGTGGACACGGTCCGCGCCGCCATATTGATGCGCGCCATGACGCCGGAGCTCGCCCGCCGCGCCCGGGTTCTGGCGGATCGTCAGGCCGAGATTACCCGCATCCGCCGCCTCGCCGTCCTGTCCAGCGAACGGTTGCTGACCGTCGAGAGCGCCCAGGGCGACCGGCGCGGCGAGATCGAGGCCCTGAGCACACGCAAGACCGCCCTGCTGGCCGTGCTGCGCGCCGACGCCCAGCGCAGCGAGCGCGCCGCCGCCGTGCTGGAAGCCCGCATCCGGGCTCTGGGCGGCACCGTCGGATCAGCGCCCGACATGGACGCGGAGCCCGTCGCAACCCGCCTGCCCGGCGGTCGCGCCCGCCTGACCTCGCCCCTGCCCGGCCTGCCCAGCGGCGGTTTCGGCGACGGATCGACCGGCCTGCGCTGGAAGGGCGACGGCCGCACCGTCTCCGCCCCCGCCTCCGCCGTCGTCGACTACGCCGGCCCCCTCAACGGCTGGGGCCAGGTGGTGATCCTGGATCTCGGCCCCGGCTGGCGCGTCGTCCTGGCGGGATTGGACAGCGTCTCGGTCGAGACCGGTGCCCGCGTCTCCGACGGCCAGGGCCTGGGCAAGGCCGCCACCGACGGCGAGGTCTATTTCGAACTCCGCCGCGAGGACCGCCCCATCGATCCGGGACGCTGGCTCCAGTAG
- the ilvA gene encoding threonine ammonia-lyase, biosynthetic has product MQDTVRRILTARVYDVAIESPLDPLPRLSARLGRPVLQKREDLQPVFSFKIRGAYNKVAGLDAASLARGVICASAGNHAQGLALAATRRGAVSTIVMPVTTPAIKVAAVRARGGNVVLHGETFDEAYAHARAIEAETGAVFVHPFDDPEVIAGQGTVGLEIMRQHSGPIEAVFVPIGGGGLASGVAAIVKFLRPETRVIGVEPVDAATMKTAIDAGRVVTLNSVGVFADGVAVLRAGDETFRLCKDLLDDIILVDTDAICAAIKDIFDDSRAVAEPSGALALAGLKAWAALNPCTDNDAALIAINSGANVNFDRLRHIAERAEIGEGAEALLAVALPDERGAYARFLRLLDGRSVTEFNYRWAPDGAAHFFVGVALRSGPHEKEDLIATLQTSGYRVEDMSDNETAKLHVRYMVGGRAAGLEGERILRFQFPERPGAFLRFLNALQPAWALTLFHYRNHGDDVGRVLAGIQVPPSELNALTEALNDLGYPYVDETDNPASRLFLDGV; this is encoded by the coding sequence ATGCAAGACACCGTCCGCCGCATCCTGACCGCCCGCGTCTATGACGTGGCGATCGAGAGCCCGCTCGATCCCCTGCCGCGCCTGAGCGCACGCCTGGGTCGGCCGGTGTTGCAGAAGCGCGAGGACCTGCAGCCGGTGTTCTCGTTCAAGATCCGGGGGGCCTACAACAAGGTCGCCGGGCTGGACGCGGCTTCCCTGGCGCGCGGCGTGATCTGCGCCTCGGCCGGCAATCACGCGCAGGGCCTGGCCCTGGCGGCGACCCGGCGCGGCGCGGTCTCGACCATCGTCATGCCTGTGACCACCCCGGCCATCAAGGTGGCGGCGGTCAGGGCGCGCGGCGGCAATGTCGTCCTGCATGGCGAAACCTTCGACGAGGCCTATGCCCACGCCCGCGCGATCGAGGCTGAAACCGGCGCCGTCTTCGTCCACCCCTTCGACGACCCGGAGGTCATCGCCGGCCAGGGCACGGTGGGGCTGGAGATCATGCGCCAGCACTCCGGTCCGATCGAGGCCGTCTTCGTGCCGATCGGCGGCGGGGGCCTGGCGTCGGGCGTCGCCGCCATCGTCAAATTCCTGAGGCCCGAGACCAGGGTCATCGGGGTCGAGCCGGTCGATGCCGCCACCATGAAGACCGCCATCGACGCCGGCCGGGTGGTCACCCTCAACAGCGTCGGCGTCTTCGCCGACGGGGTGGCGGTGCTGCGCGCGGGCGACGAGACCTTCCGCCTGTGCAAGGACCTGCTGGACGATATCATCCTGGTCGACACCGACGCGATCTGCGCCGCGATCAAGGACATCTTCGACGACAGCCGCGCCGTCGCCGAGCCCTCCGGGGCCCTGGCCCTGGCTGGGCTCAAGGCCTGGGCCGCGCTGAATCCGTGCACGGACAATGACGCCGCCCTGATCGCCATCAACTCGGGGGCCAACGTCAATTTCGACCGGTTGCGCCACATCGCCGAGCGGGCCGAGATCGGCGAGGGGGCCGAGGCCCTGCTGGCCGTCGCCCTGCCCGACGAACGCGGTGCCTATGCCCGGTTCCTGCGCCTGCTGGACGGCCGGTCGGTGACCGAGTTCAACTATCGCTGGGCCCCGGACGGCGCGGCCCATTTCTTCGTCGGCGTCGCCCTGCGCAGCGGCCCGCACGAGAAGGAAGACCTGATCGCCACCCTCCAGACCTCGGGCTACCGCGTCGAGGACATGAGCGACAACGAGACCGCCAAACTGCACGTCCGCTACATGGTCGGCGGCCGTGCGGCGGGACTGGAGGGCGAACGCATCCTGCGCTTCCAGTTCCCCGAACGCCCCGGCGCCTTCCTGCGCTTCCTGAATGCGCTCCAGCCCGCCTGGGCCCTGACCCTGTTCCACTATCGCAACCATGGCGACGATGTCGGCCGCGTCCTGGCCGGAATCCAGGTCCCGCCTTCGGAACTGAACGCCCTCACCGAAGCCCTGAACGACCTCGGCTACCCGTACGTCGACGAAACCGACAACCCGGCCAGCCGGCTGTTCCTGGACGGGGTCTAG
- a CDS encoding DUF2306 domain-containing protein: protein MSSITRPLLRPWPLAGIGLILVVAAWVALAQAGLLPLWSHPHAPDLALLAAQPVVIQLHVGAALSALLIGTVLLLGVKGNTLHRTLGWSWVIAMATVAISSFFIRTSGTFSWIHLLSGWTVIALPMAVFAARRHDIKSHRRGMTGLFVGGLLIAGLFTFAPGRLMWKIVFG from the coding sequence ATGTCCTCGATCACCCGTCCCCTGCTCCGTCCCTGGCCGCTCGCCGGCATCGGTCTGATCCTCGTCGTGGCGGCCTGGGTCGCGCTGGCACAGGCCGGGTTGCTGCCTCTGTGGTCGCATCCCCATGCCCCGGACCTGGCCCTGCTGGCCGCCCAGCCGGTGGTGATCCAGTTGCATGTCGGCGCCGCCCTGTCGGCCCTTCTGATCGGCACCGTCCTGTTGCTCGGCGTCAAGGGCAACACCCTGCACCGGACGCTCGGCTGGTCCTGGGTGATCGCCATGGCGACCGTGGCGATCAGCTCCTTCTTCATCCGGACCAGCGGGACCTTTTCCTGGATCCACCTGCTCAGCGGCTGGACCGTGATCGCCCTGCCCATGGCCGTGTTCGCCGCCAGACGTCACGACATCAAGTCGCACCGGCGCGGCATGACCGGCCTGTTCGTCGGCGGCCTGCTGATCGCCGGCCTGTTCACCTTCGCGCCCGGCCGGCTGATGTGGAAGATCGTCTTCGGCTGA
- a CDS encoding methylated-DNA--[protein]-cysteine S-methyltransferase: protein MKSAQPETFILDRIATPVGEVLLVVDADGAVVALDFEDYEARMMRLLTRHHGAFVLEPGAAPETTRAAVTAYFAGDRRALDGLVVRTNGTPFQHEVWAALRAIPAGETRTYGQLAAAIGRPKAVRAAGLANGQNPVALIVPCHRVIGANGTLTGYAGGLERKRWLLAHEAR from the coding sequence ATGAAAAGCGCGCAGCCTGAGACCTTCATCCTGGACCGGATCGCGACCCCGGTCGGGGAAGTGCTGCTGGTCGTCGATGCCGACGGCGCCGTCGTGGCGCTGGATTTCGAGGACTATGAGGCGCGGATGATGCGGCTTCTGACGCGGCATCACGGGGCGTTCGTGCTCGAGCCGGGCGCGGCGCCGGAGACGACGCGGGCGGCGGTGACGGCCTATTTCGCGGGCGATCGGCGGGCGTTGGACGGGCTGGTCGTGCGCACCAACGGGACGCCATTCCAGCATGAGGTCTGGGCCGCCCTGCGCGCCATTCCGGCGGGCGAGACGCGGACCTATGGCCAGTTGGCGGCGGCGATCGGGCGGCCGAAGGCGGTGCGGGCCGCGGGGCTCGCCAACGGCCAGAACCCCGTCGCCCTGATCGTGCCCTGCCACCGGGTGATCGGGGCCAACGGCACCCTGACCGGCTATGCCGGCGGGCTGGAACGCAAGCGGTGGCTGCTGGCGCACGAGGCCCGGTGA
- a CDS encoding Ada metal-binding domain-containing protein translates to MGAISPHVGVMETARDTLDQEACYRAVLTRDARFDGRFFGGVTSTGIYCRPVCPARTPKRENMIFYPTAAAAEEAGFRACLRCRPETAPDMGAWRGTSNTVSRALALIEAGALDEADVDALAGRLGVGERQLRRLFRQHLGAAPVSVAQTRRVLLAKQLIHETDLSMAEVALASGFGSVRRFNETFQSLYGRPPSALRRRKERAAEVGVRLGLTYREPYDRQAMLAALASRGDAVDDGRWLRALTVAIDGTDGRIVVAFGRPGRVEVTVEASDLRALPGVLARVRRVFDLSADPDAIARDLSADPGLKALIEARPGLRLPGAWIDVGQTAPSDRLPEDFEVRAMARAERWRPWRAYGALHLRTAGVSARDLENDDEKRAA, encoded by the coding sequence ATGGGGGCGATCAGCCCCCATGTTGGCGTCATGGAAACGGCGCGCGACACATTGGATCAGGAGGCCTGCTACCGGGCCGTGCTGACCCGCGATGCGCGGTTCGACGGACGGTTCTTCGGCGGGGTGACCTCGACCGGCATCTATTGTCGGCCGGTCTGTCCGGCGCGGACGCCCAAACGCGAGAACATGATCTTCTACCCGACCGCTGCGGCGGCGGAGGAGGCGGGGTTCCGGGCCTGTCTGCGCTGCCGGCCCGAGACGGCGCCCGATATGGGGGCCTGGCGGGGCACGTCCAACACCGTCAGCCGGGCGCTGGCCCTGATCGAGGCGGGGGCGCTGGATGAGGCCGACGTCGATGCCCTCGCCGGCCGGCTGGGGGTAGGGGAGCGACAACTTCGCAGACTTTTTCGGCAGCATCTGGGGGCCGCCCCGGTCAGCGTAGCCCAGACCCGGCGCGTGCTGCTGGCCAAACAGCTGATCCACGAGACCGATCTGTCGATGGCCGAGGTGGCGCTGGCGTCCGGCTTCGGCAGTGTGCGGCGGTTCAACGAGACCTTTCAATCCTTGTACGGACGACCGCCCTCGGCGCTGCGGCGGCGCAAGGAGCGGGCGGCCGAGGTGGGGGTCCGGTTGGGGCTGACCTACCGCGAGCCGTACGACCGTCAGGCCATGCTGGCGGCGCTGGCGTCGCGCGGTGACGCGGTGGACGACGGCCGCTGGTTGCGGGCCCTGACCGTCGCGATCGACGGTACGGACGGCCGGATCGTGGTGGCCTTCGGGCGACCCGGGCGGGTCGAGGTCACGGTCGAGGCCTCGGACCTCAGGGCCCTGCCGGGGGTGCTGGCGCGGGTACGGCGCGTGTTTGACCTGTCGGCCGATCCCGACGCGATCGCGCGGGATCTGTCGGCCGACCCGGGACTGAAGGCTTTGATCGAGGCGCGGCCGGGGCTGCGTCTGCCCGGCGCCTGGATCGATGTCGGACAGACGGCGCCGAGCGATCGGTTGCCCGAGGATTTCGAGGTGCGGGCCATGGCGCGCGCCGAGCGATGGCGGCCCTGGCGGGCTTACGGTGCCCTGCACCTGCGGACGGCAGGAGTGTCGGCGCGAGACCTGGAGAACGACGATGAAAAGCGCGCAGCCTGA
- a CDS encoding helix-turn-helix transcriptional regulator, translating into MTIDAELFESMRLELRRGSLVLAVLACLRTERYGYTLRQALAADGLEMEESTLYPLLRRLESQGLLASEWREEEKRKKRFYVLSPMGEAMLAALTDEWRGINASLDRIL; encoded by the coding sequence ATGACGATCGATGCCGAACTTTTTGAATCCATGCGGCTGGAGCTGCGGCGCGGGTCGCTGGTGCTGGCGGTGCTCGCCTGCCTGAGGACCGAACGCTACGGCTACACGCTGCGCCAGGCCCTGGCCGCCGATGGGCTGGAGATGGAGGAATCGACCCTCTATCCGCTGCTGCGCCGGCTGGAGAGCCAGGGGCTGCTGGCCAGCGAATGGCGCGAGGAAGAGAAGCGGAAAAAGCGCTTCTACGTCCTGTCGCCGATGGGCGAGGCGATGCTGGCGGCCCTGACCGACGAATGGCGGGGCATCAACGCCTCGCTCGACCGAATTCTCTGA
- a CDS encoding helix-turn-helix domain-containing protein gives MGDPRLGSRLKKIRTAAGLTQAELAERASVSRKTINTVENGVFVPSTLLALSLAQALDTTVERLFYLTK, from the coding sequence GTGGGTGATCCCCGGCTGGGCTCACGGCTGAAGAAAATCCGCACCGCCGCCGGTCTGACCCAAGCCGAACTGGCCGAACGCGCCAGCGTATCGCGAAAAACGATCAACACGGTCGAAAACGGTGTGTTCGTGCCATCGACCCTGCTGGCGCTCAGCCTGGCCCAGGCTTTGGACACGACGGTGGAGCGACTGTTTTATCTGACGAAGTAG
- a CDS encoding LuxR family transcriptional regulator: MSASGPSIADDFSALLAETDANGRWDVMTRGLARIGLDQINYAFLDIETHDRMQARGSPAMSTMRSDWIDHYVEHQYDLDDPLVDHVRASGPGPVLFETASHFGPSKVLGEASEAGLNAGVLISLPGAIGMSRPGAGIVFGSSMAANDTFRLIRENGPSLVALANLFHAGAVGELMRRRYGAAELSARERDCLQHVARGSRISAIAHDLMLAEVTVGMHLKNARKKLGARSLPEAVARGLLFQQIEPI, translated from the coding sequence ATGTCGGCTAGTGGACCTTCCATCGCGGATGACTTCTCGGCGCTCCTGGCCGAGACGGATGCCAACGGGCGTTGGGACGTGATGACGCGCGGCCTGGCCCGGATTGGTCTGGACCAGATCAACTACGCGTTTCTCGACATCGAGACCCACGACCGGATGCAGGCGCGGGGATCGCCCGCCATGTCGACCATGCGCAGCGACTGGATCGATCACTATGTGGAGCACCAGTACGACCTGGATGACCCGCTGGTCGATCACGTTCGGGCCTCGGGACCGGGGCCGGTGCTGTTCGAGACGGCGTCGCATTTCGGACCCTCCAAGGTGCTGGGCGAGGCCAGTGAGGCGGGGCTGAACGCCGGGGTGCTGATCTCCCTGCCGGGTGCCATCGGCATGAGCAGGCCGGGCGCGGGGATCGTGTTCGGATCCTCAATGGCCGCCAACGACACCTTCCGTCTCATCCGCGAGAACGGCCCCAGCCTGGTGGCCCTGGCCAATCTGTTCCACGCCGGGGCCGTCGGGGAACTGATGCGGCGACGCTATGGCGCGGCCGAGCTGTCGGCGCGCGAACGGGACTGTCTGCAACATGTCGCGCGGGGCAGCCGCATCAGCGCCATCGCCCACGACCTGATGCTCGCCGAGGTGACGGTCGGGATGCACTTGAAGAATGCCCGCAAGAAGCTGGGTGCCCGAAGCCTGCCCGAGGCGGTGGCGCGGGGCCTGCTGTTCCAGCAAATCGAGCCGATCTGA